CCCTGGTTCGGCGGTTTCTCGGCCATCGAGATGACGCCGGACGGCATGGGCATGACCGTACTGTCCGACCGTGCCACGATCCTGACCGCGCGGTTGCGGCGCGACGGCGACCAGATCATCGGTGTCGAGATCGACGCGGTGCACAAGGTCCGGTCGAGCAAGAACAAGGTTCTCAAGGGCCGGGTCGGCGACAGCGAGGGGCTGGCGATCGGGCCGGACGGGGTGATTTACATCTCGTTCGAGGGCGTGGCGCGGGTGGCCCGCTATGCCCGACCTGACGCCCCCGCCGTGGTACTGCCGCGCCCGGACGCGTTTCGCCACATGGCCCGCAACGGCGCCTTCGAGGGGCTGGCGATGGACGCGCGCGGGCGGCTTTATACCCTGCCCGAAAGCAGCCGCGCCGCCGATGGCTCGATCCCGGTCTATCGCTGGGATGGGCGGGCCTGGAGCACGGCGTTTCATCTGGAACAATTGGGCGGGTTCCTGCCCGTGGCCGCCGATTTCGGACCCGACGGGCGCTTCTATGTGCTGGAGCGTGATACCGGCGCCATCGGGTTCCGCTCGCGCCTGCGCCGTTGGAACGTGACTGCCAAGGGGATCACTGGCGAAGAGATTCTGTTCCAGAGCCGACTGGCGGCGCATGACAACCTCGAAGGGATGTCGGTCTGGCGCGACGGGCAAGGACGGTTGCGCGCGACGATGGTGTCTGACGACAATTTCCTGATGCTGCAACGGACCGAGCTGGTCGAATACCTGCTGCCGGATTGACAGGGCGGGGTGTTGCGGGCTAAACGCCCGGCTTGTCCGCGCTCAAGGCGGACCAAGTCGCCGCACCCTTGTCAAAACGGACCCCGAAACATGACCCGCGCATTCCTTCCCGGCATTCTCGCCATGGCCGCCATCGTGGTGGCGTCGAACATCCTCGTCCAGTTCCTGATCCTCGACGGATTGCTGACCTGGGGCGCCTTCACCTATCCGCTGGCCTTTCTGGTCACCGATGTGATGAACCGGGTCTATGGGGCCGAGGCCGCGCGGCGCGTGGTGTTTGCCGGTTTTGTGACCGGGGTGATCTGTTCGCTGATCGGCAGCCAGATCGTGCTGCAGGGCGATGGCTATACCTATGCTGCCGTGCCGCTGCGCATCGCGGTCGCCTCGGGCTCCGCGTTCCTGATCGCGCAACTGACCGATGTGGCGGTGTTCAACCGGT
The window above is part of the Ruegeria pomeroyi DSS-3 genome. Proteins encoded here:
- a CDS encoding queuosine precursor transporter, producing the protein MTRAFLPGILAMAAIVVASNILVQFLILDGLLTWGAFTYPLAFLVTDVMNRVYGAEAARRVVFAGFVTGVICSLIGSQIVLQGDGYTYAAVPLRIAVASGSAFLIAQLTDVAVFNRFRGGRWWRAPLVSTLIGSALDTALFFTIAFSASITLFGPDADTAVNWAWEAVPFMNKGAPMPLWVTLAFADWLVKLSLALIALVPFRVIVQRLAPARATA
- a CDS encoding esterase-like activity of phytase family protein, which gives rise to MRLRLALAIAAALVLSGPGLAVDRGEAQHLGSFTWRGSQPWFGGFSAIEMTPDGMGMTVLSDRATILTARLRRDGDQIIGVEIDAVHKVRSSKNKVLKGRVGDSEGLAIGPDGVIYISFEGVARVARYARPDAPAVVLPRPDAFRHMARNGAFEGLAMDARGRLYTLPESSRAADGSIPVYRWDGRAWSTAFHLEQLGGFLPVAADFGPDGRFYVLERDTGAIGFRSRLRRWNVTAKGITGEEILFQSRLAAHDNLEGMSVWRDGQGRLRATMVSDDNFLMLQRTELVEYLLPD